The Castanea sativa cultivar Marrone di Chiusa Pesio chromosome 4, ASM4071231v1 sequence CTGTTGATGAATTCATCCAGGGGAAGaaaactttttctcaaaaatctaatgaaatttAGCACAGACATAATTAAATTGGAGTATTTGAAACACATAAGACGCTCCCCAATAAATTTACATGCTTCCACATACTCAGACATAACTCCAATTTTCTTTAGCTCCTCCTTATACTCATTTATATCATCACCATAAAACCTTATATCAAGCAATGGAATATCAACAAGCACTGATCCGTTCTGCAAAATGTTTCCCAATGAGGAGGAAAGCATGAATGACTGCGAAGGTGGCCGGTACCCAGGACAGCCACTAGTAGTAACTTTCAGCCAGCTACCTTCCTTTATGCATTTCAAGAACTTCTCGGGAATGTAAATTTCTCTACATTTCAGGTTTCGAATCCAACCCAATAGCAAGAATGCGTTTTGCTTGGTGAGTGGTGATGAGACCGTAGGAATTGTAGCATTAGGAGGAGATATATAAGGGATATCAGAAGCTCCGACATGGGTTTTAAGGAACTCTAAGAGTCTTTCTCCAGAAGCATATTCACCTGCAAAACAGCCTGGTTGCAAGTAGTCTTCTGCTAACTCAACATAGCCTTCATTTGTCCATGGATTTGAACCAATCAATCTCACCCATTTGCTTCCATTGGCAGGGACAAGGACCCCTTTTCTGTGTGTCTTTAGATTCCAATAGTTATCCACAAGTGGCATAGAACCACATAAAACACCAACCTCCCATTGGGAAAGGTAAGACTTTTGAAGTGAGTGGTACAAGAAGTGAACAAAGGCAATAGCACGCTTCTGGCAACTATTGAGATATTTGTTAAGGTGATCTGCATACTCATAGACGCTCATAGCACCAACCTTCACATGATCTCGTAGCCACTCCAACACTGTATCCCTCTTAGTGAAGAACCGTATACTTTCTTGTGTGCTTTTCGGCCAAAAAAAGTAATTGGCTGGACATTTGAATTCCTTGTTCCAATCAATCAGCCATGAGATATGCTCAGAATGACGGGATAACGACACCACTCTATCACGATTCAACTGCATGGATTCATTTATGCTACACAAAGACACATCACCATAAAGACCCACATATTTTATTAGTGGTATGTACTTGATGTTGGTAGAGTTAAATTTGAACCTCCAGTTATCCGCAATAAATAGCAGTAGTTCCAAGTACACGTCATCTGACACTCCTTCAACAAGTTTTGAACTTTGGATGCACTTTGCATACCATTCGTTGTTGACTAGTTccacacccaaaaaattcaatatgTGATCATATTCTGTTCTATCAAATGAAGAGCTCAAAATGTACTTTCCATGTGATGAAAGATGAAACAGGCTCACCCCTTGCTTCCTAGCCATCTCCAGAATGGTCCAGAAAGCAGGCATAAGCCTACCAACTTCATGAGGTTGATGAAAGAACCTCTGCTCCATGTAAGACTCACTTGGAAGAATACTTTCTTCAAGAAGCTTTGATTTGATGGACTCCCTAACAACATTCAACTCTTGATAAGAAGAGCTGTTGATGGGAATGAACCTGAACATGGGAGCCAAACTAGACATTGGAACATTTTCAGAGTTTTTAACTAGTGAAATAAATGCATTAATAAAAGCAGAGGGCACGCAGTTAAGAATCCCTTGGTTCCACTTGTTGTCCAAGAGAATCGTTTCCCTTGATGAGGCAAGAAGAAAATCCGCCTGAATTATAAAGGGAAAGTTGGTAACCATCTCTGTGGGTAGAAATGCATAGATCCCAGGTGAGCTCATCCCCCTGTGTAGGCGCTCTTCAAAAGGAAAAGCCAATGTGATCACCAACTCTTCAACTTCCGTTCTCCTTTCCACTTTGTTTTCCTGCCTAACAGGAAACTTTTGCTTCCACATAAAGTAGCTGCATTCTCCCTCTGACCCCTTACCTTTATCAATGGCAGAGAGATGGATTGTGTAGGACATAGCATCAATGTTCTTCCTCAACACCAATTCAGTCTCACTTGTGATAGCTATTGCACTTACAGTATTGAGCCTAGGATCCTTGTTATGTTCCCTAACTGAAAGCCGCCTAATCTTTGATAAGAACAATAGAACTTCAGGATGAACATTTGAGAGTTGCTGCTTCACAGGATTGACCTTATCAAACTTCAGAGGTAAGACTATTGTTGTCATTGGAAGAGTAGTCCTAGaaccatatatttcttttatgtCGGAAAAAGTTGGGTTCTCCTCAACCCATTCAGGAACTATGTACCCAAGATTGCAATGTGGGCAAGGCTCTTCATTGAACCGTATCTGATATCCATTGCTGAATATGTATGGTTGAGAACTAACTAGAAAGACACTCTTAAATCCAATTCCTGCATATTAACcagaaaataagctaatttGAGCAATAAGATAACAGCTAAATTGTCATTTCCAGTAAttatcaagatcattttgattttattgttttctttcacTATAATTGAGGAGATAACATATAGTACTCTAGATTGACATCTTAAGATTAGCATGGGAGTCAATTCACAGGCATTAAggtaaatgagagagagatagagagcgTAGGCATAGTCAATTCCAttgtttctttgtatttttcaaattatgaataaaatagtTTCAACTTTTACTGACATTTTTTCATTGTAGTTTCtacaaaaaagattaaaaatgagtaaaaaaatgaattaaagatgcaaaacaattttttttattccacatttaaaaccaatataaaaacatgtttggaaaatattttccaatcaTGTTCTTACCCATTTgaaaacatatttaaaaatggtgaaccaaacagaccctagaGTTTCGTTTTAGATTCCAAGAACTATTTACGGTTTTGAAGATTTGCATTTAATTATAATGAATTTTGCTCTAATCATTTGACTGTCTTTTATGTCCTTGACTAACACCATGTTTGTTTTCACATaaaacatttctcaaaaaatgttTTCCTCATTTTCGAGCATTTGGGActactaaaaaacttgtttagaCTGAAGTTATTATTCAATGACTAGGAAAAACACCATTCTTTGGGGCTAAAAACGTTTACGCttttcaaagacaaaaaaaatttgcaagagaACAAAAACCTCCAAAATGTCAAAAGTATTCCCAAAagctaaaaatgaccaaaattcccTCAAAAGCACCCAAATGCTATTGAAACATTGAAAATGACTAAAAGACAAtttaaacctctaaaatgacatAATATCCCCCCAAAACCTATATTATGTCCTAGATATCCTAGAATCATCTACGACAACAAAAATAGCCATAAATCTCCAAAATGGCCAAactaactcaaaattttaaaaatgcccttgaaacctacaaaaagagaaaaaataatctCAAAAACCCTTAAATGACAAAGATTCACCCCTAAAAGCCTCTAAATGATAGTAGAAACCCTAAAATatccaaaaatcaaaacctacaaaatagCTAAAATACCTTTACAATACTCCCTAAAACcaccaaaatgacaaaaatatcaGAAAACCATTGAAAATATCAGAAAACCAGTGAGTTATAGACTTGGAAACTATCTTCCACCCATTTTCACAAGAGCAAGTGTCATTTGAACTAGAGCTCATTGATGACTAAGAATATACACAGTCTTAAAAATTCCAAAGACTAAGAATACATAccatttctataaaattaattgtCAAATATTAGCATTCCCTCATACCTtgatttgtttgattatttttttacaagcAGTATTCTGACTTTGCAAAATTTCATCATGCAAGAAGATTTACTTATAGATTTTATGCTTTGAACTCTCTTTCCAAGGCAACAATCTTTCATGCTTGATTCAAGCAAGTGTTGTAATCCAAATTGCATACGACTTTGAAGTGAGCATCACTAATTTCCATAACATATTAACTCTTAAGTTAGCATTTATCAATTTAGAGAATAATAGGTGAAAGTTGTTCCTTTTGTGGATCAAAGAATTTTGATGTTTGACTTAAACAAATAAGTCACCTTTTGTGGCTCACCAATGTTATGCTTGTTCTGACTTCTTTCCAAGTCAACccaattaatattattaatattcttCTTAGCAAAATAGCATTTTGAATAAATCATTTTGGTGTTACTAGTTCCCATAACAGTACATACACCAGAGTGGCTAGTATAAGCTATAATTCTAGGAAACTAGGTAAAGTACCTTTCTCTCCAATATAACCGAGTTTCCTATTGCCTTTCTTGGTGGACCGACCAACACTGCAAATAGAGTCAATGTTTTTTGACGAGAAACCTTTTTCATTGTTGAAAATCAGCAACGTTGCTGGAGCCCCTGTGGCTGTAATGTCCTCAGAAGTTATGACAAACTCAAGAGATGGATCCACCCCCTCCAAGTAAGCATTATCTTCAGCATTCTgacgaataaaaaaaaaattcaacattgaACAAAGGTCAATAAAAGTCAACCCTATTTTTTTGCTCCATAAATACATCTAACACTAAGTCTAGATACAAAAcctcttttacaattttttcacaacAAGAGTCATCCCCTTTGTTTGGATGTtaatttggaaggagagaaaatgaTAATATATCATATAAATTAACAATTATAACCATCTTTGGCTGATTTCTTTTATGGCtacaacaaaattttacaatatttttacaagcCAAAGTGTCAGTCTACCATAagttattgtgaaaatatgatgACCATGAGCTTTCTCTAATTTTAAAGTAAATGATataaattgaaatcaaataagCAAAAttaacaattgaaaatttttaatataaaggAAAGGTTAATTAAACATTCTCTATTCCATTACCTCTCCTTCCCTTCCATCCAAACACATTGTAAGATCTATATTGTTGTATATGCTTGTCATTATAGTCTTGATATAGGACTATGTCTGAGTATATAATAACGATTAGAATTTTTATAGGATGCGCCACCAAAGGGTCCAAAAATCTACCTATCATGAAAGGCGAAATGCTACTGGATTTTTATCATGGAAATATGGTAAAGattccaaatttccaatcaCCTAGCAAAGCATTGACGATGGCTACACACCATCCCAAAACAATTTCAGCATACAACAAAGAGGTGTCCCTAATAGTTTATCTGTTAATAATGAGACAGAAAGATAAGGGCAAAACTTAAACTAAGGTcatgtacctaagttttgtgtCCAAAAGATAAAAGTTAATTCACAAACTGACAAACATTTACATCATCAAGAACCCataacaaaaaaacacacacacacacacacatacaaaaacatatactccttaagaaaaaatgaatgagAATGAGAAAGTAACCTGAATGAGTTCCATGAGAAAATGTACATCCTTGGCATAGAGCTCAGCAGAGAGGTTCTTGACAGCTTGATGGAGATCCTCAGTTAATGGGTTCTGTTCCCCTCCAATGGAGAACTTTTTTCTACGTATCTCTTCAATGTGTACTCTCGCTGCAGCATCCATATCTGCAAGTAACAAGTAacaacatacacacacactcaaaaCTGAAAAACCAGAGAGATTTTCTGCTTTTGCAtacagagagaaagagtgagagagtgtGGAAGTGGAAGTGGAAGGTTCACTGACTCTCCCTAATGTGCTGACGAAGCTTTACTTCTCGAGGAAGTAGAAGAAAGCTGAGAGAGACTGAAAGTGATAAAGGAAAAGTAAAGGGTCCTAGGATTGTACGGAAAGTGGAACTTATTCGACAGCTGGGATCAAATTGTTTAGAGCTTTTGTcgctttttcatttttttccaaaGGAGACTAGAGAGAGTGTGGAATCACAGTGAACGACCAAGACTTGGTTTGGACTTTGATTGGTTGCATTTTCACTTTTCCGAGAATTTTGTCATCTATTTATGATTATGATTTATGAgtcttcaaaaaagaaaatattcttGGGGTATGTGAATGATGCTCGTTAGCGTGCGTTTGCTTATTGCGTTTTTTTCGTTTTGCGTTTTAAATTTTGGAGCTCACGGCAATAAAAGTCCATTTGGATGTAactgaaactaaaaattaaaaaatactgtagtaaaataattttttaatatataaaaaatactgttcacgcttaaaattactgttcattggcctaaaatcactgtttatggccaatgaacagtataCAATGCGCGTcccaatgaagaaaaaaaaaaaaaagggaaggggCTGAAACACAGACGCTAGGCGTTTCAGCCCctcccaaacgcacactaagttTTCAACTAGCTTAAAAAATGCGTGTTTtgcctatatgagtcccacggCAAGGCATGGCAAAACGGGTTGATCGGATCAAAGCAATCGAGTTGCTAGttaaaaatgagttattttaaaCGGGTTAAAAAATGATTCAGGTTGCGGGTTGGGTCAGAATGACCCGTATTTTttacatgaattttttaaaaaaaatttctataaagaaaacaacatttatTTGCCATTTAgaaagttatgcaacaaattacttaatgtaaaatgcattattttaaattcaccacttatatcaagaataaactcagttaaacttattaatacttattcaataattttaaaattatacaaatcatAATATTgttatctaaaacaaaataacacaaagataagtaaaacaaatacacaagttttatttctacacaatatcaacattccaatatataaaaaaaaaattacaaatgacttattggataacttatttgataaagaataaaaacatataagaaatttacaatcttgaaaattaattttataatttattatcaattgtggttggcactctatttcaatttgagatatacattaaagtttgattgtttacttatttatacatggtctcttttatgaatatcatatcattgttaagcaacacactctaagaaatatcataatttattttgaaaagtcgtttcttttgaatataaattgttaaaaaataggtctaagcattTATAATTTAGctaatttgatattttggcttcactattttcacacttgtgaatgtttctcacacatgtctacaatttaaaatttatgtttttaattctactgtaaccagattatcttggcatgtactttgCAATTTGATACCTGAtaatctttactcattacagaatgctcaaccatttatctttcaattaatttgcatgcaattatgtaaatgtatcaattgtttctttaaagctcacaataaacaactaaaccaatattgtcttaattttactaattttttttaccaaaaaaaaaaatttaaaaattttcggGCTCGGGTCAGTCGTGGGTTAGGTTGGTTGACCCACAAAAAAACACGGGTCAAGTCAAAAAATTCTGacccattttgccatgtctacccacggaaataaatgaaaaaattatttgatgaaattagagtagaatttcatttcaaataaataaaaaaattattaagcaCTCGAAATATAGTGAGCTTGTACTCTTTTTTCTCATATTCATAATGAAAAATgctcaatatttttacaataaattttatgtgataagttgttacgagttgttattggtaggatagaaaagtaatttcaatggtagtttcaaattaaaaccaataaaaactaaccacctataatttatcgtgaaaatattatgaaaatattataaaggtAGCATTTTTCACAAATGACATTTAAtagactttttttaaaaaaaaaaatttggttgaatTTATAATGGACCCTTTAATTAATCTATTATTCCACCATGGATATTAAAAGAATGACTAAGAGTCTATTTGGAcactgcttattttgttgaaaactgaaaatttattgctgaaaaaactgtagtaaaatatttttttaagctaGTTGATAggcaaaacgcaaaacgcatgTTAGGCAAACTTAGTACTTGTTTGGATACTGATGATTTCCAGTGCATCTACGTttcggcttttttttttttttttttgaaaagcacATTTCACCTTTTCAGTGGGTCCTATGTATTGTTCACGAGACCTACAAATAtctttttttcagcaaaattttcattaaaaataagtcttacggtactattcacatatttaaatattattttactacaatattttgagtttttaatttttaacaaaataaacagtatttaaacaaacttttatttgagatagaattctactttaaaATTGAGTACTAGCTCActatgttttgaaaacatattACCTAACGAAATTGTTTCTAAAATGATGTTAAATGACAAATTTTCTCCCAATAAAGCCCCGtcaattctttctctttctttcattcccGTCtcccccaaaaaacaaaactcaatcAACTCTCACTCTCTTTTAGACGCAAGCTCACCCCAATcaaaatctctctttctttcaaaCGCATAGACCGAATATGAACCGAATTGAACCGAATGGTCGTCGTAAAAAGTAGCCCCAGTCCTCACCAATTCGAGCTCCATCAATCTCTACCTGCTTCATTGACAACGCGAGGTACTCTGTCTCAAGCTCCCAGCCCAGAAGGCCATTGATTTGCATATGGCCATCTCAACATAGCCCAGCCACCCTTGGTTCAGCCTAAATACtgcaatattttgttatttgcGGTAGCCCATATATTTTCGCCTAGCTATAATTCTTTGTTGCATTGCCAtattatcattatatatatatatgtaatttttatattatatttatactaaTTGTTTTTGACATTAATAAGTGGTTTCTTCAACTACATCATCTGTATTGCTGTAATAACACCTCTATTAAGGATGTAGATTTGGATTTATGTACGCTTGTGGCATGTTTTATTCTTAGTTCAAAGCCTACGTGATATTGTGATATAAAGATGACTAATATTTTGGTGATTGATAATACTCAAGTGCTAAGGCTAAGTTGTGATATGTTTCTAGCATTATATTCTTTACATGTCTTTGTTGAtttctttaagttttaattttgcttATATAGAACTCTTGGCATTTAGATGTATTTGTGTGTGGTTATCTT is a genomic window containing:
- the LOC142631154 gene encoding uncharacterized protein LOC142631154 isoform X3 codes for the protein MDAAARVHIEEIRRKKFSIGGEQNPLTEDLHQAVKNLSAELYAKDVHFLMELIQNAEDNAYLEGVDPSLEFVITSEDITATGAPATLLIFNNEKGFSSKNIDSICSVGRSTKKGNRKLGYIGEKGIGFKSVFLVSSQPYIFSNGYQIRFNEEPCPHCNLGYIVPEWVEENPTFSDIKEIYGSRTTLPMTTIVLPLKFDKVNPVKQQLSNVHPEVLLFLSKIRRLSVREHNKDPRLNTVSAIAITSETELVLRKNIDAMSYTIHLSAIDKGKGSEGECSYFMWKQKFPVRQENKVERRTEVEELVITLAFPFEERLHRGMSSPGIYAFLPTEMVTNFPFIIQADFLLASSRETILLDNKWNQGILNCVPSAFINAFISLVKNSENVPMSSLAPMFRFIPINSSSYQELNVVRESIKSKLLEESILPSESYMEQRFFHQPHEVGRLMPAFWTILEMARKQGVSLFHLSSHGKYILSSSFDRTEYDHILNFLGVELVNNEWYAKCIQSSKLVEGVSDDVYLELLLFIADNWRFKFNSTNIKYIPLIKYVGLYGDVSLCSINESMQLNRDRVVSLSRHSEHISWLIDWNKEFKCPANYFFWPKSTQESIRFFTKRDTVLEWLRDHVKVGAMSVYEYADHLNKYLNSCQKRAIAFVHFLYHSLQKSYLSQWEVGVLCGSMPLVDNYWNLKTHRKGVLVPANGSKWVRLIGSNPWTNEGYVELAEDYLQPGCFAGEYASGERLLEFLKTHVGASDIPYISPPNATIPTVSSPLTKQNAFLLLGWIRNLKCREIYIPEKFLKCIKEGSWLKVTTSGCPGYRPPSQSFMLSSSLGNILQNGSVLVDIPLLDIRFYGDDINEYKEELKKIGVMSEYVEACKFIGERLMCFKYSNLIMSVLNFIRFLRKSFLPLDEFINSIKDKRWLRTCCGDRSPVESVLLDEEWKTASQISNIPFIDKDGEEILSFREELKLLGVVIGFSDHYQLVVDNLKSPSRLTSLTREAVLLILECMRCLGSSNKLVEALRGVKSFKTNLGYKSPGECFLFDHQWVCILQVFKVFPIIDSGFYGSSIFSYRNELKQAGVKVDFEVAANEFAKRFREQASSMTDENVLSFLSCYRQLKDTDHKFPSDLKKCIREVKWLRTTLGIRKTPSECILSGPDWLSISPITVLPFIRDTDNYYGKGIHEYKKELKSMGVVVEFKDGVEFVVAGLHFPSDYTRITPANVFSLLKSFQILLLDSSYSFPDDFSKRICKKWLKTTEGYQPPDKCLLFDSSWGTYLERTDGPFIDEYFYGSNITSYKKELKAIGVTVDVEKGCSLIASHLDSHVQFSSIVRIYNYLSQFNWVPDSEVAKWIWIPKGSKYGEWLRPEECLLHDKDGLFGTQLKVLDKYYKPNLLNYFSHAFCVRWNPSVDDYCTLWEAWESSGHQLSHADCLKFWVYVSKHWSAKTERTLTDKLLKLPVASSSDEILLFNKNDVFIADDLQLKGLFEQFSSQPVFVWYPQPSVASLPQIQLFDIYRKIGVRTISESVVKEESSSVDVEKLNQVNPKEILITKDLVTLILGFLANPVMKMEAERRHETIRRLLNITFLETVEPITVNYSLLLSSGEPVKARANRMIRWDREMSKFFSQKLNRSSGYKNLIEYATYFSEAISEGVLWENSEHIGALSELIKLAFMLEFNEEAVRYLMKSKNLQIFLEDEGFLASVFPSD
- the LOC142631154 gene encoding uncharacterized protein LOC142631154 isoform X2; amino-acid sequence: MDAAARVHIEEIRRKKFSIGGEQNPLTEDLHQAVKNLSAELYAKDVHFLMELIQNAEDNAYLEGVDPSLEFVITSEDITATGAPATLLIFNNEKGFSSKNIDSICSVGRSTKKGNRKLGYIGEKGIGFKSVFLVSSQPYIFSNGYQIRFNEEPCPHCNLGYIVPEWVEENPTFSDIKEIYGSRTTLPMTTIVLPLKFDKVNPVKQQLSNVHPEVLLFLSKIRRLSVREHNKDPRLNTVSAIAITSETELVLRKNIDAMSYTIHLSAIDKGKGSEGECSYFMWKQKFPVRQENKVERRTEVEELVITLAFPFEERLHRGMSSPGIYAFLPTEMVTNFPFIIQADFLLASSRETILLDNKWNQGILNCVPSAFINAFISLVKNSENVPMSSLAPMFRFIPINSSSYQELNVVRESIKSKLLEESILPSESYMEQRFFHQPHEVGRLMPAFWTILEMARKQGVSLFHLSSHGKYILSSSFDRTEYDHILNFLGVELVNNEWYAKCIQSSKLVEGVSDDVYLELLLFIADNWRFKFNSTNIKYIPLIKYVGLYGDVSLCSINESMQLNRDRVVSLSRHSEHISWLIDWNKEFKCPANYFFWPKSTQESIRFFTKRDTVLEWLRDHVKVGAMSVYEYADHLNKYLNSCQKRAIAFVHFLYHSLQKSYLSQWEVGVLCGSMPLVDNYWNLKTHRKGVLVPANGSKWVRLIGSNPWTNEGYVELAEDYLQPGCFAGEYASGERLLEFLKTHVGASDIPYISPPNATIPTVSSPLTKQNAFLLLGWIRNLKCREIYIPEKFLKCIKEGSWLKVTTSGCPGYRPPSQSFMLSSSLGNILQNGSVLVDIPLLDIRFYGDDINEYKEELKKIGVMSEYVEACKFIGERLMCFKYSNLIMSVLNFIRFLRKSFLPLDEFINSIKDKRWLRTCCGDRSPVESVLLDEEWKTASQISNIPFIDKDGEEILSFREELKLLGVVIGFSDHYQLVVDNLKSPSRLTSLTREAVLLILECMRCLGSSNKLVEALRGVKSFKTNLGYKSPGECFLFDHQWVCILQVFKVFPIIDSGFYGSSIFSYRNELKQAGVKVDFEVAANEFAKRFREQASSMTDENVLSFLSCYRQLKDTDHKFPSDLKKCIREVKWLRTTLGIRKTPSECILSGPDWLSISPITVLPFIRDTDNYYGKGIHEYKKELKSMGVVVEFKDGVEFVVAGLHFPSDYTRITPANVFSLLKSFQILLLDSSYSFPDDFSKRICKKWLKTTEGYQPPDKCLLFDSSWGTYLERTDGPFIDEYFYGSNITSYKKELKAIGVTVDVEKGCSLIASHLDSHVQFSSIVRIYNYLSQFNWVPDSEVAKWIWIPKGSKYGEWLRPEECLLHDKDGLFGTQLKVLDKYYKPNLLNYFSHAFCVRWNPSVDDYCTLWEAWESSGHQLSHADCLKFWVYVSKHWSAKTERTLTDKLLKLPVASSSDEILLFNKNDVFIADDLQLKGLFEQFSSQPVFVWYPQPSVASLPQIQLFDIYRKIGVRTISESVVKEESSSVDVEKLNQVNPKEILITKDLVTLILGFLANPVMKMEAERRHETIRRLLNITFLETVEPITVNYSLLLSSGEPVKARANRMIRWDREMSKFFSQKLNRSSGYKNLIEYATYFSEAISEGVLWENSEHIGALSELIKLAFMLEFNEEAVRLIANPWNWSYILALLVRVPNVVLWCDMQLTKDGIGICAPDVRLNNSTDIADFFAHLDQNASAQVNPLVISKYGASEDYPGCTDLTHTKAI
- the LOC142631154 gene encoding uncharacterized protein LOC142631154 isoform X1, with product MDAAARVHIEEIRRKKFSIGGEQNPLTEDLHQAVKNLSAELYAKDVHFLMELIQNAEDNAYLEGVDPSLEFVITSEDITATGAPATLLIFNNEKGFSSKNIDSICSVGRSTKKGNRKLGYIGEKGIGFKSVFLVSSQPYIFSNGYQIRFNEEPCPHCNLGYIVPEWVEENPTFSDIKEIYGSRTTLPMTTIVLPLKFDKVNPVKQQLSNVHPEVLLFLSKIRRLSVREHNKDPRLNTVSAIAITSETELVLRKNIDAMSYTIHLSAIDKGKGSEGECSYFMWKQKFPVRQENKVERRTEVEELVITLAFPFEERLHRGMSSPGIYAFLPTEMVTNFPFIIQADFLLASSRETILLDNKWNQGILNCVPSAFINAFISLVKNSENVPMSSLAPMFRFIPINSSSYQELNVVRESIKSKLLEESILPSESYMEQRFFHQPHEVGRLMPAFWTILEMARKQGVSLFHLSSHGKYILSSSFDRTEYDHILNFLGVELVNNEWYAKCIQSSKLVEGVSDDVYLELLLFIADNWRFKFNSTNIKYIPLIKYVGLYGDVSLCSINESMQLNRDRVVSLSRHSEHISWLIDWNKEFKCPANYFFWPKSTQESIRFFTKRDTVLEWLRDHVKVGAMSVYEYADHLNKYLNSCQKRAIAFVHFLYHSLQKSYLSQWEVGVLCGSMPLVDNYWNLKTHRKGVLVPANGSKWVRLIGSNPWTNEGYVELAEDYLQPGCFAGEYASGERLLEFLKTHVGASDIPYISPPNATIPTVSSPLTKQNAFLLLGWIRNLKCREIYIPEKFLKCIKEGSWLKVTTSGCPGYRPPSQSFMLSSSLGNILQNGSVLVDIPLLDIRFYGDDINEYKEELKKIGVMSEYVEACKFIGERLMCFKYSNLIMSVLNFIRFLRKSFLPLDEFINSIKDKRWLRTCCGDRSPVESVLLDEEWKTASQISNIPFIDKDGEEILSFREELKLLGVVIGFSDHYQLVVDNLKSPSRLTSLTREAVLLILECMRCLGSSNKLVEALRGVKSFKTNLGYKSPGECFLFDHQWVCILQVFKVFPIIDSGFYGSSIFSYRNELKQAGVKVDFEVAANEFAKRFREQASSMTDENVLSFLSCYRQLKDTDHKFPSDLKKCIREVKWLRTTLGIRKTPSECILSGPDWLSISPITVLPFIRDTDNYYGKGIHEYKKELKSMGVVVEFKDGVEFVVAGLHFPSDYTRITPANVFSLLKSFQILLLDSSYSFPDDFSKRICKKWLKTTEGYQPPDKCLLFDSSWGTYLERTDGPFIDEYFYGSNITSYKKELKAIGVTVDVEKGCSLIASHLDSHVQFSSIVRIYNYLSQFNWVPDSEVAKWIWIPKGSKYGEWLRPEECLLHDKDGLFGTQLKVLDKYYKPNLLNYFSHAFCVRWNPSVDDYCTLWEAWESSGHQLSHADCLKFWVYVSKHWSAKTERTLTDKLLKLPVASSSDEILLFNKNDVFIADDLQLKGLFEQFSSQPVFVWYPQPSVASLPQIQLFDIYRKIGVRTISESVVKEESSSVDVEKLNQVNPKEILITKDLVTLILGFLANPVMKMEAERRHETIRRLLNITFLETVEPITVNYSLLLSSGEPVKARANRMIRWDREMSKFFSQKLNRSSGYKNLIEYATYFSEAISEGVLWENSEHIGALSELIKLAFMLEFNEEAVSHQTELCNSKAETDLLDIILTKNPFGLRHQWCRGWVCAGPIVVGFVQVRSSLWVLRVEGKKKRKKKRKKKKGMLGAAASDGGDRLICFVSAHRRRHRHWRRLKWRWN